Below is a window of Vibrio fortis DNA.
GGCGAAGCTTGGTGTGGAGTGGGTGCAAGTTGATGAGCCTATCTTATCGCTAGAGCTTGAAAAACCGTGGGCAGATTCATTCAAACTTGCGTATCAAGTCATTCAGGGAGATGTAAAGATCCTCTTAACGACTTACTTTGATTCAGTGAATGAAACACTTAATAAGATCATCGAACTTCCAGTTAACGGCTTACACATTGATTTAGCAGCGGCTCCACAGCAGTTGAATGAGGTTGTCGAAAAGCTCCCTCAAGACTGGGTACTGTCTGCAGGTGTTATCAATGGGCGCAACGTATGGCGAGCGGATTTAGCGACACAACTTGCATTGCTGCAACCTGTAAAAGAGGCGTTAGGAGAAAGGCTGTGGGTCGCGAGCTCTTGTTCACTGTTACACAGTCCTGTGGACTTGGATCTTGAAGAAACACTAACAGAAGAAGTGAAGAGCTGGTTCGCCTTTGCTAAGCAAAAAGTCACGGAAGTAAGCCTGTTGGGAGCTGCGCTAGATGGGGACGATAACGCTATCTTAGCGTGTGAAACTTATAGTCAACCGATTGAGGCTCGCAAACAAGCGACCCATGTGAACAAGCCACATGTTCAAGCACGATTGAAAACGCTGACGAAAGCGATAGGGGAACGAAGCGCGCCTTATGCCGAGCGCGCTGCTCACCAGTCTGAGGTGTTAGGTTTGCCATTACTACCAACAACGACGATTGGGTCGTTCCCTCAAACGGGTGAGATTCGTGTACAACGCAGTGCTTATCGCGCAGGGAAACTTAATGAGAGTGAGTACAAACAAGCATTGAAAGGGCACATTGCCGACGCTGTAAAACGTCAAGAAGCGCTCGATCTTGATGTGCTGGTGCACGGAGAAGCCGAACGTAATGACATGGTTGAATACTTCGCTGAGAACTTAGCGGGTTTTCAAACCACCAAGTTCGGTTGGGTGCAAAGCTACGGTTCTCGCTGCGTAAAACCTGCCATTGTGGTTGCGGATATTGAGCGAGAAAAACCAGTAACCGTTGAGTGGTCGACCTACGCACAGTCACTTACCTCAAAACAGATGAAAGGCATGTTAACAGGGCCGGTAACGATTTTGTGTTGGACGTTCCCACGTGAAGACATCTCTCGCAAAGAGATAGCTAACCAATTAGCTTTCGCGCTGCGTGACGAGGTTTCAGATTTGCAAGATGCAGGCATCAATATTATTCAGATCGATGAACCTGCGATTCGAGAAGGATTACCTTTAAAGAAAGCAGCTCATGCAGAGTACTTAGAATGGGCGGTTGATGCGTTTAAAGTTGCTGCCGCAAGTGCCAAGCCTGAAACGCAAATCCACACCCACATGTGTTACAGCGAGTTTAACGAGATCATTGAATCTGTTGCGGCACTTGATGCAGACGTGATTACGATTGAAACCTCTCGCTCGAATATGGAGTTGCTCAAAGCGTTCGAAGAGTTTAACTATCCAAATGAGATTGGACCGGGTGTGTATGATATTCACTCGCCAAACATTCCATCAGAAGAGTGGATTGTAGGACTTCTTAAGAAAGCAGCAGAAAAGATCTCGGCAGAGCGTCTTTGGGCGAACCCTGACTGCGGCCTTAAAACACGCAATTGGTCAGAAACCGAAGCAGCACTAGCCAACCTTGTCTCGGCAACCAAAACACTGCGTAAAGAGTGGGAAGCTGAGGGAGTGTAAGATAAGTAAAGCTTGAGTAAGGCTTTGTATCTAATGCCTTACTGGCATAAAAAAGCCTCGCACTCGCGAGGCTTTTGCTTTTCATCTTGCTCGAATCTCGAACTAGCTGCCGCTTTCGCAGGTCTGCTTGCTTATGAGCTGCTCAACCATCAATTGACCACGAGTATTACGTATCTTGATGTTGTATGCCAAGCCCATGTCTAAGTTGGCACGTACTTCAGAGTTGGTACAGTAGCTATTAACGCTGGTTTTCAATACTTGATTGAGTGGCTTTGCACCTTGAGCATCTTGGTTGTAGATCATCATGATTTCAATCACGGTGTTCTTTGCCAAGACACGCATGACTTTCAACGGGCCGTATTCGATCGGTAGTCCCGCTGATAGAACACCTGCTCGGTGTTGCGCCATCATCTCTAATTGACGTTGTTGGTCTTGGTCACTTGAACTACAACCCGCAAGAACGAGTGCAGCCAGTGATCCGATAATCCACTTTTTCACTTTAAAATACTTTCTTAAATGGTTTTACAATCACATTAGCATAGACGCCAGCTTCAATATATGGGTCTGCATCAGCCCAAGCTTGCGCTTCTTCTAGTGAGTTAAATTCTGCAATGACTGTCGAGCCAGTAAAACCCGCTTCGCCAGGGTTATCTGAATCGATAGCTGGCATTGGTCCTGCTGTTAATAAGCGGCCTTCATCGTGAAGTGTTTGTAGGCGTTCTAGGTGTTGAGGGCGAACGCTCAGGCGCTTTTCCAATGAGTTTTCGACGTCTTGAGAAAAAATCACGTACCACATATTGGTATATCCTTATTTATACTTCACAAAAAAGAGGCTCGGTGAGCTATGTAGCTAATTTACGCGAACTAATCGTATTTGGAAGGGGGAAAAACAAGAAAGTGTGAATTGGTGCGCGTCGAAGAGGCTGGGTCTTTAAAAGCTGAGTGGAAAACGCTCTAAAGACCCGAAATTAGAAGGCTATTCGTCTGTTTAGCGAATGGCTTATTTGGCAATAGCGCGAGGTTTACCTTCAGAATCAATGGCAACATAGTTAAAAGTTGCGTCACATACCATGAAACGGTCTTCGATTCCGTGGTCACGAACCGGCTTAACCCATACCGCTAAGTCAATGCTCATTGAAGTGCGACCGATTTTTGTGCACTCACCGTAAACACATACTACGTCACCTACCTTCACTGGCTTTTTGAACGTGATACTTGAAACCGATACGGTTACGATGCGGCCGCATGAAATTTCTTTCGCTAAAATACCACCCGCTAAATCAAGTTGAGACATGATCCAGCCACCGAACACGTCGCCATTGGCATTGGTGTCGGCAGGCATAGCAAGGGTGCGAAGAAGAAGTTGGCCTTTTGGCGCATCAGAAGTGTGACTCATTATAAGGGATTCCCAAAACATCAATAAGTCAGTGGCCAGCGTTTATCCTATTGGCCACTGTGAACGAAATTATGTGCAAGATTGTAACAAAAAATGAGATTGAGATCTCATTCGACCATTACTCATCGTCTCTATTTTTTTCAGACACTGAGTGGTGTTTTTCTTCAGGTAGGTTTTTGTAAATGTATAGGCCAGTTAATAGTGTGAATGTGATCGTGGCGATCAACAAACCGAACACTTTGAAGTTCACCCAAGCATCGAGCGATAAGCTGAACGCGACATAGATGTTCAGGGCGGCACATAGTGTGAAAAATGCCGTCCATGCCCAATTAATCTTGCTCCATACAGAATCAGGTAGCGTGAGCTCTTTTCCAAGCATTCCTTTAATCGCCGGCTTACCCATCAATTGGCTGACGGTTAACCCAATAGCGAACAGCGCATAGACAATAGTGACCTTCCATTTGATAAAGTCATCGTCATGCAGGAAGATTGTCATACCACCAAACACCGCCACCATAGCGAAAGTGATAACTTGCATTTTTTCTACTTTTTTATATAGCAGGTAGGTGAGTGCTATTTGAATGGCGGTTGCAGCAATCAATGCGCCAGTGGCCGTATAGATGTCGTACATCTTATACAGGGCGAAGAAGATGATGAGTGGGATAAAGTCGATGATTTGCTTCATTTTGAACCGAACATCCTGTTGAGATACCTCCATTCAGTCTAGCCAAAAGTGCTTCGATTCAAAATAGAAGGAAGCACTTGAAAAATGAAATGTTTGATTGAGCGGCTTGTCACCGAGTGCATGAAGTTTGGTAGCGTGGGATAAGCTGCTTAATGTCTTCCAAATAACCTTCACTTTTAAGGTTATCAAGGGTTTGCTCCAGCTCTTCTTCACTCATTGTGAAGCATGTCGACTTACCTGTCGTTAGGTCTAAATACTCGTGATATTCACGTTCTGTGAAGTGGCCGATACGATCCATGAGTAGTGTTTTGATTCCATGGTGAATTAAGCCGTAATACGTGTGTCTTTGTAAGGTCATAGCCTATCCTCCGGACAAGCTGCAGTGAGAAAAAATGCAACCTGCTTAATATTGGTTGGGTTGTCTATGACAAAGCAATTCGAATGCCATTTTCATATAGAAGGTGGAATTTTCAACTCAGAGCAGTAATTTGTCCCACCTTTTCATTCAGTTAAAAGAATGCT
It encodes the following:
- the metE gene encoding 5-methyltetrahydropteroyltriglutamate--homocysteine S-methyltransferase; its protein translation is MTTTTHILGYPRIGEKRELKFALEKYWRGEIDQTELKAVGSELRQRNWQAQSDANLSFVTAGDFAWYDHVLATTLLLGHVPKRHNNGFPDLDTLFRVGRGQSQSTCCGSNHHHDQDGAAASDMTKWFNTNYHYIVPEFSKDDSFEVSWPQLFDEVNQAIKEGHKVKPVLLGPLSYLYLGKEVEEGFDRLSLLPRLLTAYQGILVKLAKLGVEWVQVDEPILSLELEKPWADSFKLAYQVIQGDVKILLTTYFDSVNETLNKIIELPVNGLHIDLAAAPQQLNEVVEKLPQDWVLSAGVINGRNVWRADLATQLALLQPVKEALGERLWVASSCSLLHSPVDLDLEETLTEEVKSWFAFAKQKVTEVSLLGAALDGDDNAILACETYSQPIEARKQATHVNKPHVQARLKTLTKAIGERSAPYAERAAHQSEVLGLPLLPTTTIGSFPQTGEIRVQRSAYRAGKLNESEYKQALKGHIADAVKRQEALDLDVLVHGEAERNDMVEYFAENLAGFQTTKFGWVQSYGSRCVKPAIVVADIEREKPVTVEWSTYAQSLTSKQMKGMLTGPVTILCWTFPREDISRKEIANQLAFALRDEVSDLQDAGINIIQIDEPAIREGLPLKKAAHAEYLEWAVDAFKVAAASAKPETQIHTHMCYSEFNEIIESVAALDADVITIETSRSNMELLKAFEEFNYPNEIGPGVYDIHSPNIPSEEWIVGLLKKAAEKISAERLWANPDCGLKTRNWSETEAALANLVSATKTLRKEWEAEGV
- the yciA gene encoding acyl-CoA thioester hydrolase YciA; the protein is MSHTSDAPKGQLLLRTLAMPADTNANGDVFGGWIMSQLDLAGGILAKEISCGRIVTVSVSSITFKKPVKVGDVVCVYGECTKIGRTSMSIDLAVWVKPVRDHGIEDRFMVCDATFNYVAIDSEGKPRAIAK
- a CDS encoding GspS/AspS pilotin family protein; the encoded protein is MKKWIIGSLAALVLAGCSSSDQDQQRQLEMMAQHRAGVLSAGLPIEYGPLKVMRVLAKNTVIEIMMIYNQDAQGAKPLNQVLKTSVNSYCTNSEVRANLDMGLAYNIKIRNTRGQLMVEQLISKQTCESGS
- a CDS encoding septation protein A, which translates into the protein MKQIIDFIPLIIFFALYKMYDIYTATGALIAATAIQIALTYLLYKKVEKMQVITFAMVAVFGGMTIFLHDDDFIKWKVTIVYALFAIGLTVSQLMGKPAIKGMLGKELTLPDSVWSKINWAWTAFFTLCAALNIYVAFSLSLDAWVNFKVFGLLIATITFTLLTGLYIYKNLPEEKHHSVSEKNRDDE
- a CDS encoding YciI family protein, producing MWYVIFSQDVENSLEKRLSVRPQHLERLQTLHDEGRLLTAGPMPAIDSDNPGEAGFTGSTVIAEFNSLEEAQAWADADPYIEAGVYANVIVKPFKKVF